One Stratiformator vulcanicus genomic window, ATCGAGAGTGTTCTGAGCCAGAACTACCCGCGGCTTGAATACATCGTGCAGGACGGCGGTTCGACCGACGATTCTGTCGAGGTGATTCGCTTCTACGAAACGGGCCTCACAAAGTGGGTCAGTGCCCCCGACGGCGGTCAGGCCGACGCGATCGTCAAAGGTTTCGAGAAGACCTCCGGCGAACTGATGGGCTGGGTGAACTCCGACGATCTGCTGCTGCCCGGCGCTCTCAATGCTGCGGCCAATTACCTTTGCGAACATCCCGAGATCGACGTCGTATACGGGCATCGCATTCTGATCGATGTCGAGGACCGCGAGATCGGACGTTGGGTGCTGCCCCCTCATTGCAGCCGCACCCTGCGGTGGTTCGACTACGTTCCGCAGGAAACGCTGATCTGGCGGCGATCGCTGTGGGATCGCGTTGGCGGCATCGACCCCGACTTCCGCTTTGCGCTCGACTGGGATTTGCTGCTTCGCTTTATCGATGCCGGGGCGAACTTTGCGCGCCTGCCGCGCTTCATGGGCGGGTTTCGTGTGCATGAAGAACAGAAGTCGCACGCGTGGGCGCAGTCGGTCGGTAAGCCCGAGGTGAAAAAACTGCGGCAGCGCCATCTCGGATTCGCCCCCTCGCCCAGCTATGTGGGCGTTCGCTGCGCGAAGTATCTATTCAGCCACATCGCCTACGACGGTCTCTACCGCGCCGGAATGCTGCGTTCCTAACAAACAAGCCCGCAGCGCCAGCAAGGGACCCAATTTTGTGGCCCCCATTACGCGACGACCGGCATACCCGCTACGAAGGCCGCAGCCCGGCCCCAAAAGTGCCGAAATCAAGGTGTTTAGGGCAGCGTCACGGCTTCACCTTTGACACCCGGCCGCAACTCGCGAACAATCCAATCATCAACAACTGCTAATTTGAGTTGGAGCTTTCGATATGACTTCTCCCTCCCGCCGAGATTTTCTGGCCACTACGTCTGCCGTTGCCGGGGCCGCTGCGCTCGCCGGCCCCGCCTCGGCTGCCAAATCGGATGCCAATGATCGCATCCGCGTGGCGGTTATCGGTGTTCGCAATCGGGGCAAGAATCACATCGAGGCGCTGGCGAAAGCCGCTGAGGATGACAATGTCGAGATCGCCGCGATCTGCGATTGTCACCTCGAATTTGCAGAAAAGGCGGCGGACAAAGCCGAGGAACTCGTCGGCTATCGCCCGCGAGTTGAACAGGATTTGCGGAAGATTATGGACGACGCGTCGATCGACGCCGTCACGATCGCGACACCCAATCACTGGCATGCCCTCGCCACCGTGTGGGCGTGTGAAGCGGGCAAAGACGTCTACGTCGAGAAGCCCGGTACGCAGAACTTTGACGAAGGCGAAAAGGTGGTCGCCGCCGCCCGCCAGAATAGCCGAATCGTGCAGCATGGGACCCAATGCCGCGGCAGCGCGAACATTCAAGAGGGCATGCAGAAGCTGAAGGAAGGCGTCATCGGCCGCCCCTACATGGCCCGCATGATCAACTACAAGTTCCGGGGGAAGCCGCTCGGCAAGCACAGCAAACGACCCGTGCCGAAGGAACTCGACTGGGACCTGTGGTGCGGACCGGGTCCGCTCGTCGAGTACTCGAACTTCAATTTCTACCGCAATAACTGGACGTGGGACTTCGGCGTCGGCGACCTCGGCAACCAGGGCGTGCATCAACTCGACATGGTCCGCTGGGGCCTGGGGCTTGATCGCAATCCCGACCGCGTGCAGGCCATGGGGGGCAATCTGGTCTATCCAGACAGCGATATCGAAACCCCCAACACGCTGGCCTGTTCCTACGAGTGGGGCAATGGTGACGACAAGCTCATGGTCACCGCCGAGACCCGCGAGGGCTGCACCAATGTCGAAGGCGGCATGGGCACGAAGTACCCCTTCGTCGATCACAAGAACGCCGTCGGCGTCATCTTCTACGGCACCGAAGGCTACATGCAGATCGCCGACTACAGCAGCTATCGCACCTTCCTCGGACGCGAACGCACGCCCGGCCCTTACGCCGCGGTCGAAGGTGCCCCGATGATGGACGCCGACCACGTGATCAATTGGGTCAAGTGCATCCGCAGTCGCCGCAAGGAGGACCTCGCCGCCGAAATCGCCGAGGGGGTGCTCTCCAGCAATCTGTGTCACCTGGGTAACGTCGCCTATCGAGCGGGGCAGACTTTGGAGCTGACCGGCGGAGATTTCTCCAACAAGTCCTCTCTGGAGCAGTACCTCACGCGAGACGAGTATCGCGCCCCCTATCAAATGCCACAGGTCATTTGAGGCCCCAATGCGAACGAGGCGTGTCAGCGATTGCTGTGCACCTCTTTCGCTGCGCGTTCTTCGATTCGACGGGCGAACTGTTTCGCGAATTGATTGTTTCGCGAATTTGGAGTCATGCGCTGGTGCAGTTTGTCGATCGGAATGAGAGATTCGCGCCGTGAGAGCGTAATCCCTTGCTGGCGCTGCGGGCTTGTGTGATGCGCGCGTGTTCCCGGCCCTTAGATCGTCATGGCCGAGAAGCCGCCGTCGACGGCGAGGTTGTGGCCAGTCATGAAGCTGCCCGCTCCCGGCGCGGCTAATAGCAGGACGGCCCCGGCGAGTTCCTCCGGCTCACCGAAGCGAGCCATCGGCGTGTGACCGAGAATCTTCTCAACACGCTCCGGCGACAATATTTTGCGGTTCTGCTCGGCGGGGAAGAAGCCGGGGGAGAGCGCGTTGACGCGGATGCCGTGCGGGGCCCACTCACGGGCGAGGTTGAGCGTCAGATTCAGCACCGCGGCCTTTGAGGCGGAATAGGTGAAGACGCGCGACAGCGGGGTGATCGCCGACATCGACGCGATGTTGATAATCGAACCGGCGACCTTCCGCTCGAGCATTTGCGCCCCGAACACCTGACACGCCTGCCGGACGGAATTGAGATTCACTCGGAAGATGCGATCCCACTCGTCGTCGCTGATCTCAAGAAACGGCGTGGCCGAGTTGATCCCGGCGGCATTGACGAGCACATCGCACTGCCGATCTTCGGCGACCAGATGATCGGCAATCTTTTGCAGGTCCTCGCGTCTTGTGGCGTCGGCGGTGAAAAGCTCAGCCGAGGCATCGACGGCCTCAACTGCCTCAACGTTCTCCTGCCCCTTGGCTTCACCTCGGCCCACAAGAACACAATGCGCCCCCGCCCGGGCCAGCGTGACACCGATCGCCCCGCCGAGCACGCCGGTACCGCCAATCACGACGGCCGTTTTGCCGGAGAGGGAAAATAGATTGTGGAGATACTCGGGTTGGGCCATAACTTTGCGCGGTTAGCGTTTAGCTGTTAGCGATTAGCTCGCGAGGAAATATCGATTTTGAACTCGCAAATGCTAACAGCTAACTGCTAATGGCCAACAGCTTACCCCACAAACTCCACATCGACCGGGTCTTGAGCCCCTCAACGAGCGGCGGTTGGGGGTGCTGACCGGATGAAATCATCCCGCTTCCACAATGGTGGTAAGTTCCTCCCCCTCAACTGACAGACTGAGAACCCTCGCTAGCGGGTCCGCCTCCTTTAACGCGGCAACACATGCCCGAATGGCTTCTTCAAGACTGTCCGCTTCGACATGGCAACTGATGTCAGCGCGACCATTGGAGATGCCGGGTGTCATATCTTGCACGCCGGTTTCGAGCAGCCGCTGGATGAAGTCCTCGTTGACAATATCGCTGCTGTCGACGAACAGAGTGAAATGATATTCCTTCACGATTCTTCTCCCGGCTGGCATCGGCAATTGTTCACGGCCCGCCGAATGTCCTTCGCATGCGCGTGCGGATTTCGTGGGGTCGAGTAAACCGGTCGTTGGCACGTCCCCCCGTCACATCGAAGCATACCGAAACTGTGGCCCCGCTTGCTCGCATGCAGCGTCCAGCCACGGCTGAAGGCGTACTCGATGGCGTCGGAAATTTCTTTTCTCTGATGATGCTTGGCCATTGGAGTCTTCGGGGCATCATTGGCCAAGGCGGCGTTATACACGGTGTCGCGTCGGGAATCGCTTACTATTCCAAGGTGAACAACGACGGCGTTGCTCTGTCAGCCCTCGGCTCAATGCCTTCTCCCCAGCCGCGATTTCGCGCTCTCAACCAATAAATTCCACTTCCACCGGGTTCGGAATCACCCCCGCCTCATAGCCGCGTTTGAGGAGCAGTCGCACCGCTTCGCGGCCCTTGTCGCCAAAGTCGATCGTCCAGTCGTTGACGTACATCCCGACGAACTTGTCGTTGCGGGCTTCGTCGAGATCGCGACCGTATTTGGCGGCGTGGGCGAGGGCTTCCTGCCGGTGTTCAAGCCCGTATTCGATCGACTGCTTGAGGTAGGCGGTGACCTCTTCCATTACTTCGGGGCCGAGGTCTTTGCGGATGGCGTTCGCCCCCAACGGCAGCGGAAGGCCCGTGTCCTCCTGCCACCACACGCCGAGATCGACGATGAGCTTCAGCCCCTGATCACCGTAAGTGAGCTGGCCTTCGTGGATGATCAGCCCCGCGTCGCAGTCGCCCCGTTCGACGACATCAAGAATCGTGTCGAATTCGTGGACCTCATGCGTGAAGTCGTCGCCGAGGAGCAGTTTCAGAGCGAGGAACGCGGTCGTGTAGGTCCCCGGGACGGCGATCTTCTTGCCGCGGAGGTCGCCGATCGACCACGCTTCCTTAGCCACGACCATCGGCCCGTAGCCGTCACCCATGCTGGCGCCGCAGTTGCAGACGGCGTATTTGTCGGTGAGGTAGGCGTAGCCGTGCAGGCTGACGGCGGTCAGCTCCAACTCGCCCGTGAAAGCCCGGCGGTTCAAAGATTCAATGTCCTGCAGCTCGTGCGTGAAGCGGTAGCGGCCCGTGTCGATCTTGTCATTGGCGAGCGCGTGAAACATGAACGCGTCGTCGGGATCGGGACTGTGTCCGACGCGGATGAGGAGTTCGTCCGTGGAGCGGTCGTCTGTCGCGGTAGTCATGGCAAATTCTGCTGGGGTTGATGGAACGCGGAAGTGTAGCGTGTACCCGCAAAAAGGTGGACCGTACAAAGGCCCGTTTAGCCGCGACCGCCAGGGAGCGCTGCCTTGATAGCGAGCATTCTAGAGCGAAATCCCTTGCTGGCGCTGCGGGCTTGTTGGGGGAAGCGAAACATTGCCTGTCCTGAGCAAATGACCGATAATTGCCGGTGACCATTAACGGGAGAAAGCGATGCCCACGATCGTAGCCGACGAAAACCTGCATGAAACACTGCGCGGAGTGACCGAGCGGGTCGAAGTCCGCGACGCCAGCGGAAAACTTCTCGGTCAGTTCACACCGATCGATCCTGCATTCGCGAAAGCGATCGCGGAGATTGACTGGGATGAGATTGATCGCAAAAAGGCCAACCCGGGTGCGATGTACACCTTTGACGAGATGTGGGAGCGGATTCGGCAACGCTAGGCTGGCAAATGACCAGGTTCACCGTCATCTACGAGCAAGAAGCGGAAGAACAGTTAGCGAGTCTCTGGCTGAGTCACTTCGACCGGGACGAGGTGGCTGAAGCATCACGTTCCATTGATGTTCGGCTGCGTGACGATCCCCGCCGCAACGGTACCCCGATCGGCAACAAACGAGATGAACTCGGCTGCCAAGCCGGTCCGCTCATCGCCATCTACACAATTTCAGATGGCGACATGCTTGTTCAAGTCTGGAAGATTATGCTGGTTGCCAACTGAATGGCCTTGCGCTACAAACGCTGCTTTACGGACGTAAAAAGATACGCCGCGCCGTTGCACTACACCTGCTGCTCGCCCTCCTCTTTTCTCTCACCTCTCGCCACTAACCCATCACCTTTTTCTCAATGATTCTCCTCGGCGTCCGCAGTCTCACCCGGCAGTTCGACCGCGATCCGGTCTTCGCGAACGTCACGTTCGACGTGAAGGTGGGGGAACGCATCGGACTCGTTGGCCCCAACGGAACCGGCAAAAGTACCCTCCTGAAGTGCATCACCGGTGAGGACCACCCCGATTCCGGCAACGTGGAGTCCCCCGGGCACGTCACCATTTCGATGCTGGAGCAGGAACCCGACTTTCCCCCGGAGCGAACGCTGCTCGAAGAAGCCAAGGCCGGGCTGCAACACCTCTACGATCTACAGCACGAGGCCGAAGAACTGGCCGTCAAAATGGCTGATGCTCACGGCACTCCCGATGAAGACGCGATCCACGAACGCTACGACCACCTGCAAGAAGAACTGACCCGGCTCGACGCCTACAACGTCGACTACCGCATCGACGAAGTGCTGCACGGCCTCGGGTTTTCCGATGAAGACTTTGATCGGCCGCTCTCGACGTTCTCCGGCGGTCAGCAGAACCGGGTGTTGCTGGCCCGAATTCTGCTCCGCGCACCCGATGTGATGCTGCTCGATGAGCCGACGAACCATCTCGACATCGCCAGCACCGAATGGCTCGAAGAATTCTTGACCCGTGATAATCGCGCATTCGTGCTGGTCAGCCATGACCGCTATTTCCTCGACCGCGTGACGAATCGCATCGTCGAACTGCACCGCGGCAAGGCCTCGCTCTATAAAGGCAACTTCACCGACTATCGCCGCCAGCGGGAAGAGCGCAACAAATTGAATGAGCGAACGTCCGAGAAACAGGCCGACACGGTCGCGCGGATGCAGACATTCGTCGATAAAAATCGCTACGGCCAAAAGGGCCGGCAGGCTCAGGATCGTCTTAAGAAAATGGAGCGGATCGAGCAGGTCGAGTCGATGGATGACTTCGACGAAATCCACATGAATTTCGGTCAGGCCTCCCGCACCGGCGACATGGTGCTGGAAGCGAAGGGGCTGACAAAAGGCTATGACGACGGTCCATTATTTAAGGACCTTTCCATTCGTATCGAACGCGGTGATCGCATCGGACTCGTCGGCCCGAACGGCTGCGGCAAGAGCACACTCTTAAAGACGATCTTGAACGTTGAAGAGCCGGACGCCGGGTCGGTGCGTTTCGGCACCAATGTTGAGGTTGGCTACTACGACCAGCAACTCAGTAGTGTCTCGCCGGAGGTCGACGCGGTCGAAGCGGTGCGCCCACCGAAGAACTTCGACTTCTCCCCCGGCATGGCCCGAAATCTTCTCGCGAAGTTCGGCGTCAAAGGCGATCTCGGCCTGCAAAAAATCAGTGCGATGAGCGGGGGCGAAAAGAGCCGGGTCGCGCTGGCTCGACTCGCGGCGCTGAACATTAATGTAATGGTCCTTGACGAACCAACCAACCACCTCGACCTGTGGGCTCGCGATTCACTGGAACGGGCATTAAAGGCGTTCGGCGGCACCTTAATGATCGTCAGCCACGACCGATACTTCCTCGACCAAATCGCCAACCGGGTGCTGGTCTGGGAGCAGGGAGAGTGGATCGAGCATGAGGGCAATTACACGGCTTACGTCGCCTTTCGAGACGCGATCAATGCGCAACCCGACAGCGAGCAGTCTGCCAAGAAGGCGAAGAAGGAAAAGAAGCAGCCCGAGCCTTCCAAATCGGAACAGAAGCCGAAGCGGCGGTTTCCCTATCGGCCCGTCGAAGATATTGAATCTGACGTCACGCGGCAGGAAGAACTAATCGCCTCGCTCGAAGCCGATATGGTGCGGCCCGATGTCTTGAAGAACCCCAAGGAACTTCAATCCGTGCAGCATGAGTATCACGACGCAAGGTCTAAACTCTCCGACTTGATGGCAGCTTGGGAAGAAGCGTTAGAGCTCAACGCATAGTCCGGTTTGACGATAATCTGCCGCGAAAATTGTGATTCCGTTCTAAAACCACTGATAGACATACTCATCGAATTGCGCTCGTGCTTTGCGACGAGCTTCGATGTCAATAAAGGTGTCGAGTTCGTCTCGCATTTCAGTCAGCCGCGCCTCTAATTGTTCGGTCGCGAATTGATGTCGGTCCCAGGGCTCGGTCGGGCAGCGGCTCCGAAATTCTTCAAGTCGTTCGGAGAGAATCGCGCGAGCGCCCTCACGGATCACGGCGTTGTCGCTTTGCAGCGCCGCGGGGAGCGCGAGCAGGCCGCCGTCGTCGATCGGGTGGACGCTGAGCTGAACGGCCGGAGCGGGGTCGCCGGCGAGGATGCGACGGACGTTATAGGAATGCGCGAGGTAGTCGACCGGGGCGACCACGAATAAATAGATCATCAGGGCCAACGTCCATAGTTGCCGGCGAATCAGCCAGATGAAGCTGCGACCTCGCGAAATTTTATAAACGACGAGTGCGAAACCGATAACGACCGCGGTGACCCCGAGGAACCCGACGACTCTCATGCGGGTCATGCCGTTGAAGTCAACATAAATCATCAGTCGATGATACACCGCCACGGCCAGCAAAAAATTGAGCGCCGACCAAACCCATGCTAGTCTTAACAGAACTAACTTGCGCGGTTCATCAACACCATGGCCGCGGAACATCCATGAAAGCGTCGCGGTCGCCAATGCCAAAGCGACGGTCAACCACGCCGCCCCCTCATGTGCGTAACCACTGTAGTGAAAGCCGGACGGGAACTCGCGGAACCACAACGTCTTAAATTCGAAGGCAAGATAGACCGTGAACAACGCGACCAGCGCGATGAGCGTATTGCGATAGGCGGCATGGTAGAGCGCTGGCGCCGTGGTCGTCGTTATCTCGGCGGGCGTTTCGTGCGACGAAAATTTTCCGAGAGAGTCCAAAAATGCAGGCCACACCAATGGGCGGACCAATCCGATAAAAATGATCGCCACAATGCACCAGAAAATGATCTGTGACCCTTGCGGGCAATAGGCCGCGAGGGTGCTCCAGATATGCTCAACAAATAGTTGAACCCGTTCGTTGATTGCGTGCGCGAGGTCGGGGTTCGCCATTAAAAATATGATTCCGAAGACCAAGACAGCGAGCATTGGCATCAGCAGTGACCAAGTCGCCGAGCGGCTGGGGCGGGCAAAGTTGGCAAAGCGTCCCGTCCGGTAATCAATCAAGCCGAGAAAGCCGGCGGGGACGAGTTGAGCCACGAAGGGAATGAAATCGCCAATGCACGGCGCTCGGCCTGCGATCGCCAGTCCGAATCCAATGATGAAGAATGCACCGGCAGCAATTAGCGCGTCAGACCCGAGCCACGACAGTCGAGCTGATAGCAATAAGATCAAACCGAACAGCAGAAGCGTCCACCCCGACCATGCCCGGCGGCGCGAAGCGACGAACATTAGTGGGGCAAGCAGGGCGAACGATACCGCCCAACCGGAGTACCCGCCTCCGCGATAAATCGTAAAATCAGCCACGACAATCGTCGCCAAGGCTGCGATCAGTTCCAGCGGACTGCCGGGCGGGCGAGTGTCTTGGACAATTTCCGGTTTGACGGCTCCGGTCGATTCTCCGATCGTCGGCCGCGGCGCATCGAAGGCGTCGTCCTGTAAATCGGTGGCATCCTCCGGTCCGTCTGCCATCGCCGGTCCGTCGCAAAGAGAATGAGATTCCGCTGCGGGGCTGCCCAGTCGGCACTGTAAGATCAATGTGCGATCCTGCCGTCTCATTAAACGCACGAGGCGTTGACCTCAGCCGAGGCCAAGCAATATCGCCGATTGACATTTGATCTGTCAAACGGCCTCGGGTTCCCCGAAATGGAAACGCGAGTCGGAAGTGCGGATCAACAGCTGGATGGGAGCGACGGACGAAGCATGTCTTCGACGCCGGTACGTCGGCTGAGTTTGCAGGCCGTCTTAAGATGCGGATCGCTGCGCAATTATGCTTTTGCGGGAGTCGGGTCATTAACACCGAGTAACTCCCGCAGCGGTTTGCGTTGCGCGGGGACGTGGCGTTCGATGCGGTCTTCGATCCGGTGCGCCATCTCTTCTTCCTCACGCTGTAAGAGGGCGCGGTGCCGCATGTGGGCGAGATAAGCCAGGCCCGCGTAGGAGACGACCCCGGAGGCAGCGGCGCCGAAGACCAGCATGTGATCGGTCGGAGGGAGCATGTCGCCCACGAGCATCCCGAATAAGAACCCGCTTAAGACGAGGATCGTCATCGGGGTAATGAGCGGGCGGTCTTCGGTGGGGCGGGCATCGGTCGGGTTGGACATGACGGCATCCGAGGAAAAACGGGGCGCAGACATCGAACCCTAGTTCACGTTCGGCGGCGATGCGTCCGGTTGCAGGAGGTGATGCCATTTTGCAACAGCCTTTCGATGACTTTAACGGTTGTATCGATTGGGGCGACCCACGCTGATCGGCGGTGACGCCCGTCCTATCGTGAGCGACGGATCGATTCGATGGGGATATCGAGGGCGGACCGCGCCGGCTCGATGTCAGCCAAGAATCGTAGGGCGTCAGTGTAATATCCCTTGGTCGGCCTTAAGTCTTGGACGTGATCGGACCAAAATGAATTGAATCGCAGCATCGCGATCTCGCGGACGTACTTCGCGATGATCGACGCGGCGGCCGTCGGCAGGTCCCGTTCTCCCTTGGCGGAAAAGCGAAACTCCGTCTGGCCAAGCCGATAGCGACTGCATTGCCGGGACTCTTGAAGACCGACCGGCAACTCGCCGAAGACATCGGCCAGCATGTCGCCGTAGCGGTCTCTGCCACCATGCTTATCAGCAAGCACCAGTGCCGATTCATCGCCGTCAACCGCATGGGTTGTCAGGATCTTATTGATGAGTCGCAAGGTGACGTCGCTCAGCAGGCGACCCTTTCCATTTCTCTCAGCGACGAGATTGTTAAATTCACTCGGTGAGAGAATGGCCGCTCGGGCGGAGAGTAGGCGGACGCCACAGGCCTCTCCGGTCTTGTCGAGGCGTCTGCTTAAGCGGGTAGCTTCATCGCGATTAAGACTTGTTGGCACGGTAACGGAGCAGCTGGGGACTTCCCACGGTGCATTGCTATCAAGGTTGCCCGACAGGAAGTTGTTTAACTCCGCATCATTCGTTGCGTCACTTCCGCACGAAGTGAGCAGCGACAGCGCAGACCGCTCCAATGGGCCGAGTCCGCGAGACGCCGAATGGACTTTTTTGGAGTCATTAATATGCAATCGCTGTTGCTCGGCACGCTTCGGGCTGACGATGTCGTCGAGACGGGTCCACAGTTCGGCGGTGTCGCATTCGCCTTTGACCGACCAGACCGTCGCGCCGACAACCAGCGGCCCCAACAGCGGCCCGTACCCGGCTTCATCGACACCTAAGACCAACATCGTTCTCGTACTTTTTCAGCGTTGACTGCTCGTGTATGTAAGACGGAGTTAATTCAGAGATGGCTGCCTCAGCCCTTCATCAATAGCCGAACTCTGACTTTTAACTTCTAACTTCTGTCTTCTAACTTCTGTCTTCTGCCGTCGTTCCTTGGCGGGCACAGCCCGGCTTAAGGGGCGCTTCTGCCAAGTATCGACAGTTTAGAGTTATTCGCGGACGAACCGGAGCTTACCGAAGTCGGCCGGGGTTCTCGCCTCGCCGCCGTCGCCCGTCCAAGTCTGAACGCCGAGCGTCGGTGCGATCCGGCGGATGCTGACATTCCAAGTTCGGCCCGGTTTCGGACCACCACCAAGATCGGCGAATGCAACGGCGGCTTCGATTCGCCAGCGAGAATCATCCGCTTCGGAGGCAACATACCACCGCGGATCCCATGTGTGGTCACCCCAGCAGTCGTCGCTGGTATGACCGCGGTGATCGACTTCGAGTCGAAACCACGTCAGCGCGTCGCCATCGACGTCGATCTGAAAGACCAGTCGGTCTTCGTCCGACAGGTCCTCATCCCGCTTCCGTCCGACGCGTTCAATGTTCGATGTTTGGAATCGAGGCAGCCGGGGAATGGAACCGGCAAGATACAGGAATTCGCTATCATGCGCGCAGAATAGCATCGGCTCGCCTTTGAGATGCCGGGAATCGGGTGACGCCAAGCGAATTTCATTGGCGTCGAGCCAGCAGGGGTCGGAGAGCAACCCGTCCAGTCGCGGGGCACGGGCGAAGCGGCATTTCACGCTGGTTGCACTTTGCAGCGTGTCATTGCCGATCGTTGATTCCGCGACGGCGGCGTTCCACGCATCGTTGGCACCCGACCCGGTCATCCCGGCGACCAAGTCGGCGGGGCGTTCGAGCAGGCCACGATTGGCTAACGTCAGCAATGGCAAAGCGGCCTGCGGGCGTTGCGACCAGCGGCCTTCATTCTTGTCCATCAACTTCCACAGCAGAATCGATTTCTTGTCCCAGCGATCAGAAAGACCGAGGTCGACCTCGGTTCGCTCGACCTTCACGCCGGACGAAATGGGCGTACTTCGACGTGCGGTTGCGGCGGCAGTCGTTGCGCGATGAAATCGCGGCTCGGCTCCTAAGCGAAGGGCGACTAGAAAGTCGGCCGCATCGGTTCGCAAGTCGGGCCAGCCCGGGTGATCGACGATTACCTCGGCCAGTTTTTCGGCGGCATCCCATTCATTCCGTGCCAGCAGCGTTTCGAACAAAGACCCGACCAACCGCTGCGAAACCGCGGGCGGTAGCCTTTCGACGATCTGCAAAATTGAAGAGTGCAATGCCGCGCGGCGTTGCGGGTCGTGTAGTTGCCGGGCTGAGACGGCTTGCCATGTCTTCCAAAGCATCAATTGTGATCGCGTCAGGCCGTCGCGCTCGCAGCCGGGAACAGGCCGGCGCGCCGGCGAATCGGGCGGTAAATCGAGACCGTCGAACAGTCGACCCGCAGCGGTGCCGACCGCGCCTGCTGTGCCGTCAAAGCGGCGAAAGTCCTCTCGCAGAGGATGTGCAGCATCTGAGGTGCGGATCGATGACGCCCGAGCGAGAGTCGGGAGGATTTTCCCCGCTTGCTCGGGTGAAAGTGAAAGCGGATCGAGCCGAACCTCGCCCTGTCCGCCCCGCAAGCGGATGTGAACTCGTTCGACCCGCCACGGCTGTAAGCCGGCTTTCGCGACGAGCTCATGCTGTCGGGTCGGGTCGGCCGCCTGCTCCATTGCGGCGAGGATGGCGCGGTTGAGCAGGGTGGTGAGCGCATCGCGTTCGGTCGGTTGATCCAGGATGACTACCGAGGGCCGCCAAGTTCGCAGCGTGACGACCAACGATCGCAGCAGAGTCGGTTCGACGTGACCGTCGGTGAGGGCGTTCCATTCGGCGATCAGTCGCCGATCGTCGCGGCGGATACCGGGAATTGAGATCGGGAATCGCCAATCGATTTCGGCTGCGCAGCCGTCGGCGGCGGAGGCGACATCCTCAGCCGCGAGGTCTTCGAATCGCGCGATCGGCTCGGCTGGGCCGGAATCGCGCCGCACGGGGACGGACGAGACATGTCGATATCCGCCGAACTGCCCGGCGAATGCGGGCAGGACCGGCGAGATGTCATCGGGCGAAGCATGAAAGCTGAGTGCTGCGGCGCGGCGACCACCGCCGCGAACCGCTTGCC contains:
- a CDS encoding ATP-binding cassette domain-containing protein, which encodes MNFGQASRTGDMVLEAKGLTKGYDDGPLFKDLSIRIERGDRIGLVGPNGCGKSTLLKTILNVEEPDAGSVRFGTNVEVGYYDQQLSSVSPEVDAVEAVRPPKNFDFSPGMARNLLAKFGVKGDLGLQKISAMSGGEKSRVALARLAALNINVMVLDEPTNHLDLWARDSLERALKAFGGTLMIVSHDRYFLDQIANRVLVWEQGEWIEHEGNYTAYVAFRDAINAQPDSEQSAKKAKKEKKQPEPSKSEQKPKRRFPYRPVEDIESDVTRQEELIASLEADMVRPDVLKNPKELQSVQHEYHDARSKLSDLMAAWEEALELNA
- a CDS encoding Gfo/Idh/MocA family protein, which gives rise to MTSPSRRDFLATTSAVAGAAALAGPASAAKSDANDRIRVAVIGVRNRGKNHIEALAKAAEDDNVEIAAICDCHLEFAEKAADKAEELVGYRPRVEQDLRKIMDDASIDAVTIATPNHWHALATVWACEAGKDVYVEKPGTQNFDEGEKVVAAARQNSRIVQHGTQCRGSANIQEGMQKLKEGVIGRPYMARMINYKFRGKPLGKHSKRPVPKELDWDLWCGPGPLVEYSNFNFYRNNWTWDFGVGDLGNQGVHQLDMVRWGLGLDRNPDRVQAMGGNLVYPDSDIETPNTLACSYEWGNGDDKLMVTAETREGCTNVEGGMGTKYPFVDHKNAVGVIFYGTEGYMQIADYSSYRTFLGRERTPGPYAAVEGAPMMDADHVINWVKCIRSRRKEDLAAEIAEGVLSSNLCHLGNVAYRAGQTLELTGGDFSNKSSLEQYLTRDEYRAPYQMPQVI
- a CDS encoding DUF4153 domain-containing protein codes for the protein MADGPEDATDLQDDAFDAPRPTIGESTGAVKPEIVQDTRPPGSPLELIAALATIVVADFTIYRGGGYSGWAVSFALLAPLMFVASRRRAWSGWTLLLFGLILLLSARLSWLGSDALIAAGAFFIIGFGLAIAGRAPCIGDFIPFVAQLVPAGFLGLIDYRTGRFANFARPSRSATWSLLMPMLAVLVFGIIFLMANPDLAHAINERVQLFVEHIWSTLAAYCPQGSQIIFWCIVAIIFIGLVRPLVWPAFLDSLGKFSSHETPAEITTTTAPALYHAAYRNTLIALVALFTVYLAFEFKTLWFREFPSGFHYSGYAHEGAAWLTVALALATATLSWMFRGHGVDEPRKLVLLRLAWVWSALNFLLAVAVYHRLMIYVDFNGMTRMRVVGFLGVTAVVIGFALVVYKISRGRSFIWLIRRQLWTLALMIYLFVVAPVDYLAHSYNVRRILAGDPAPAVQLSVHPIDDGGLLALPAALQSDNAVIREGARAILSERLEEFRSRCPTEPWDRHQFATEQLEARLTEMRDELDTFIDIEARRKARAQFDEYVYQWF
- a CDS encoding menaquinone biosynthesis family protein, producing MTTATDDRSTDELLIRVGHSPDPDDAFMFHALANDKIDTGRYRFTHELQDIESLNRRAFTGELELTAVSLHGYAYLTDKYAVCNCGASMGDGYGPMVVAKEAWSIGDLRGKKIAVPGTYTTAFLALKLLLGDDFTHEVHEFDTILDVVERGDCDAGLIIHEGQLTYGDQGLKLIVDLGVWWQEDTGLPLPLGANAIRKDLGPEVMEEVTAYLKQSIEYGLEHRQEALAHAAKYGRDLDEARNDKFVGMYVNDWTIDFGDKGREAVRLLLKRGYEAGVIPNPVEVEFIG
- a CDS encoding glycosyltransferase family 2 protein encodes the protein MPKAKRGIVPLRSWRHHEPQPLSLPVEYQQLMPPNDPPTMAIVTPSFNQGEFLGRTIESVLSQNYPRLEYIVQDGGSTDDSVEVIRFYETGLTKWVSAPDGGQADAIVKGFEKTSGELMGWVNSDDLLLPGALNAAANYLCEHPEIDVVYGHRILIDVEDREIGRWVLPPHCSRTLRWFDYVPQETLIWRRSLWDRVGGIDPDFRFALDWDLLLRFIDAGANFARLPRFMGGFRVHEEQKSHAWAQSVGKPEVKKLRQRHLGFAPSPSYVGVRCAKYLFSHIAYDGLYRAGMLRS
- a CDS encoding SDR family oxidoreductase; protein product: MAQPEYLHNLFSLSGKTAVVIGGTGVLGGAIGVTLARAGAHCVLVGRGEAKGQENVEAVEAVDASAELFTADATRREDLQKIADHLVAEDRQCDVLVNAAGINSATPFLEISDDEWDRIFRVNLNSVRQACQVFGAQMLERKVAGSIINIASMSAITPLSRVFTYSASKAAVLNLTLNLAREWAPHGIRVNALSPGFFPAEQNRKILSPERVEKILGHTPMARFGEPEELAGAVLLLAAPGAGSFMTGHNLAVDGGFSAMTI